A genome region from Anastrepha ludens isolate Willacy chromosome 3, idAnaLude1.1, whole genome shotgun sequence includes the following:
- the LOC128858863 gene encoding protein suppressor of sable isoform X1, whose amino-acid sequence MSEESNRVSCNANIIASTAANDQSAVAAETASAKTAADSAAGVDTIADEDLEDGEIDDDDEDNDDVVVTNATISSTKNTGANVSASSNAIENNASPASITPHKSLSAHHNADTATKIPIIDLSHDHTPSPTGVAGGISSKSDVSAKSRRSKKGQPPADDYMEEVEKLLSNVLKKSGVKPQMPKCLESRQEAKESDSTVQIHGQGRSSRRRKRKRQREEKEKEKERKDKEKGRYASPETFDPPITLDDDEDDFEMLNVVGGSPSSTPVPKYAPPVYPPYDSADESYTSYDSCDSLDDGGERGGGGGGGGGGDTKRRRRRGKKDRKRGRDRRARSREDSSRGGAAPEKRSRRDSTDDKHRQEPRKLELCKFYLMECCAKKDKCSYMHSDFPCKYYYLGQDCPNKETCKFMHAAPLSEQLRNILLKHLETAPKEILGNFKRISRETAILLMTKRNEELCKEYKVENTWSAIVNIPTGNNRRGQNGNTQNDHHQHQHQMQQQQQQQQQQQQPHNNIPSLFDIVVKPPVSLIGLDKHRKSRWADSPTPDDTTSPVPENNTQLPSYLDLKNLEGIMKAEHIEKLTRLGITNLQEVNQMTIGQLQQVGIDFVEISEVQKKVQSRMESGAKNDNEDNLPTTRDVDMRSIPSSTTTVATKATSAAGASTRNKVNDTLELDKDNYACSNSNSNSSNGVVRVDYSQYLKDSNLAFDRSDAFDDERDEEQLVIDDGNLEHEETPRPSITNNENDIVNDEPPKTSDLASRLGLHLNPFNPFRTSANDFKKNDEKKSSITNNNDNYQRNERLYAPPRTRGRSRSRSRSRSRSRSRSHTPTRSQSTTPEASDSADNDDAPAIVKQPIYERKTMYDFNVAQVEEDERQQSARSAKSDKDMRCVGSSGNLLPFQAVTNYTPATEIDASYTSHLPMTYKVREFSMPPANYAELRRSLRATTQTADPRVRRILGLPETRATTVALKRAGRKLSNTIASPEAEESPKYYTPPSSTTASVATSERRPSVSKPTAPSATSRSDPRLDPRCAAASAATAAAAKANEAEKSSGGAAGSGGNAAADSVITKIAGLGKTMRDKMQNAAWYRDLSSNMKIQYNQELARLITELRRFHQDNSPDKNFNFINCNKKIIDHILISLGIFIDENGEVNKIESDKTEECDMNAKAEARGDFMQQLDFPNPQFDIPNSGFNFVNPPFDFRFPPPLFGGGLANLRAPIAAAASAMPPRLDGPSLLGMPPIGNFNPFNVGAGVGNFQGAGRGLLDAGPGMGFNGFLNFPQQHMGGGGGGGPRNFNMDGGHNRRNPNNRRHFI is encoded by the exons ATGTCCGAGGAAAGTAATAGAGTGAGCTGTAATGCTAACATCATCGCGTCCACCGCCGCCAACGACCAGTCTGCAGTGGCCGCCGAGACGGCGTCCGCTAAAACTGCTGCGGACAGTGCTGCTGGCGTAGATACTATTGCTGATGAAGATTTAGAAGATGGTGAAATCGATGATGACGATGAAGATAATGATGATGTTGTTGTTACAAATGCCACAATAAGCAGCACAAAAAATACGGGTGCCAATGTGAGCGCTTCTTCGAACGCTATCGAAAATAATGCATCGCCTGCGTCCATCACACCACACAAATCACTATCCGCACATCACAACGCCGATACGGCGACGAAAATACCTATAATTGATTTGTCCCATGACCACACACCTTCGCCCACAGGCGTGGCAGGTGGCATCAGCAGCAAGTCGGACGTGTCCGCCAAGTCACGCAGATCCAAAAAGGGTCAACCACCAGCAG atGATTACATGGAAGAGGTTGAGAAATTGTTGTCAAACGTTTTGAAAAAGTCTGGTGTCAAGCCACAAATGCCCAAATGCTTGGAATCACGTCAGGAGGCCAAAGAATCCGATTCAACGGTGCAAATCCATGGACAGGGCAGAAGTAGTAGGCGGCGAAAACGCAAAAGGCAGCGTGAGGAAAAAGAGAAGGAAAAGGAGCGCAAAGATAAG GAAAAAGGTCGCTATGCTTCACCAGAAACTTTTGATCCGCCCATCACATTGGACGATGACGAGGATGATTTTGAAATGCTGAATGTAGTCGGTGGTAGTCCGTCCAGTACACCTGTGCCTAAGTATGCACCACCCGTTTATCCTCCTTACGATTCAGCCGACGAATCGTACACTTCCTACGATAGTTGTGATTCTTTAGATGACGGTGGTGAGAGGGGTGGCGGTGGCGGAGGCGGCGGTGGTGGTGATACGAAACGTCGTCGGAGGCGCGGTAAAAAGGATCGCAAACGTGGGCGCGATCGACGGGCGCGTAGTCGTGAAGATAGCTCGCGTGGCGGTGCTGCACCAGAGAAGCGTTCGCGACGCGATTCAACC GACGATAAGCATCGTCAGGAACCGCGCAAATTAGAGCTTTGTAAATTCTACCTAATGGAATGTTGTGCCAAAAAAGATAAATGTTCCTACATGCATTCAGATTTTCCATGCAAATACTACTATCTCGGCCAGGATTGTCCCAATAAGGAAACATGTAAATTCATGCATGCAGCACCGTTGTCCGAGCAGTTGCGCAACATACTTTTGAAGCATTTAGAAACCGCGCCAAAAGAGATACTCGGAAATTTTAAGCGAATATCACGTGAAACGGCCATCTTATTGATGACTAAACGTAATGAGGAGCTCTGTAAAGAATACAAAGTTGAGAATACCTGGAGTGCGATAGTCAATATACCAACGGGTAATAATCGTCGTGGCCAAAATGGTAATACGCAAAATGATCATcatcaacatcaacatcaaatgcagcagcagcagcagcaacaacaacaacaacaacaaccacacaaTAACATACCCTCGCTATTCGATATTGTTGTGAAGCCACCAGTGTCACTAATTGGTCTCGATAAACATCGTAAATCACGTTGGGCTGATTCGCCAACACCAGATGATACCACATCTCCAGTGCCAGAAAATAATACACAGCTACCTAGTTATTTGGATTTGAAAAATCTTGAAGGCATTATGAAAGCGGAACACATAGAGAAACTCACCCGTTTGGGTATAACCAATTTGCAGGAAGTCAATCAGATGACTATCGGTCAGTTGCAGCAGGTTGGCATTGATTTCGTGGAAATAAGCGAAGTGCAAAAGAAGGTGCAAAGCAGAATGGAGAGCGGGGCGAAAAATGATAATGAAGATAATCT TCCTACGACACGCGATGTTGATATGCGTTCTATTCCTAGTTCTACAACTACAGTGGCGACGAAAGCCACATCGGCTGCTGGCGCTTCAACGCGAAATAAAGTGAACGATACTTTGGAGTTGGACAAAGACAATTACGCTTGCTCGAATTCGAATAGCAATAGTAGCAATGGAGTGGTGCGTGTCGATTATTCGCAATATTTAAAGGACTCGAATTTGGCATTCGATCGCAGTGATGCAt ttgaTGATGAGCGTGATGAAGAGCAGCTAGTTATAGATGATGGTAACTTGGAGCATGAAGAGACCCCGCGTCCGTCAATAACGAATAATGAAAACGATATTGTAAACGATGAG CCGCCGAAAACTAGCGACTTGGCTTCCAGACTGGGTCTGCACTTGAATCCTTTCAATCCGTTCCGAACAAGTGCGAACGATTTCAAAAAGAACGATGAGAAGAAGTCATCAATTACAAATAACAACGATAATTATCAGCGCAATGAACGTTTGTATGCACCACCACGTACAAGAGGTCGCTCCCGTTCACGTTCTCGCTCCCGTTCGCGCTCACGTTCCCGCTCACACACACCAACCCGCTCGCAATCCACTACACCGGAAGCTTCAGATTCCGCTGACAACGATGATGCGCCCGCCATCGTTAAACAACCTATTTATGAGCGCAAAACAATGTATGATTTCAATGTTGCTCAAGTTGAAGAGGATGAGCGTCAGCAGTCGGCGAGGAGCGCTAAATCCGATAAGGATATGCGTTGTGTCGGCAGTAGTGGCAACCTGTTGCCCTTCCAAGCCGTTACGAATTACACACCCGCCACTGAAATCGATGCCTCGTATACATCTCACCTGCCAATGACATATAAGGTGCGCGAATTCTCAATGCCACCGGCAAACTATGCTGAATTGCGTCGCAGCCTGCGTGCCACCACGCAAACAGCCGATCCCCGTGTACGACGCATACTCGGCTTGCCAGAGACACGTGCCACCACTGTTGCTTTAAAGCGTGCGGGTCGCAAACTGAGCAACACCATCGCTTCACCAGAGGCTGAAGAATCTCCCAAATACTATACACCACCCAGTAGCACCACCGCCAGTGTAGCAACAAGTGAACGCCGTCCGAGTGTTAGCAAACCAACGGCGCCGAGCGCAACATCCCGGTCGGATCCACGTTTGGACCCTAGATGCGCCGCAGCCTCAGCGGCAACGGCTGCCGCAGCGAAAGCGAATGAAGCTGAGAAAAGTAGTGGCGGTGCTGCGGGTAGTGGCGGCAACGCTGCTGCCGATAGCGTCATCACGAAAATTGCCGGCCTGGGTAAGACAATGCGtgacaaaatgcaaaatgccGCATGGTATCGTGACTTGagttcaaatatgaaaatacaatataatcaaGAGTTGGCGCGACTTATCACCGAGCTCCGACGCTTCCACCAGGATAATTCGCCTGATAAGAATTTCAATTTCATCAAttgtaataagaaaataatcgaTCACATACTCATCAGTCTTGGCATTTTCATTGATGAAAATGGTGAAGTGAATAAAATCGAGTCTGATAAAACGGAAGAATGCGACATGAATGCGAAGGCCGAAGCGCGCGGCGATTTTATGCAACAATTAGACTTCCCCAATCCACAATTCGACATACCCAATTCCGGATTTAACTTCGTGAACCCGCCATTTGATTTCCGATTTCCGCCACCACTTTTCGGCGGTGGTCTGGCGAATTTACGTGCGCCTATCGCAGCTGCGGCGTCGGCAATGCCGCCACGGCTAGATGGACCCAGTTTGCTCGGCATGCCACCAATTGGCAACTTCAATCCCTTCAATGTGGGTGCGGGCGTAGGCAACTTTCAAGGTGCTGGACGAGGTCTGCTTGATGCAGGGCCGGGAATGGGTTTCAATGGATTCTTAAATTTCCCACAACAGCACATgggtggtggtggcggtggtggaCCACGTAATTTCAATATGGATGGCGGGCATAATAGACGAAATCCAAACAATCGTAGGCACTTTATTTAA
- the LOC128858863 gene encoding protein suppressor of sable isoform X2, with the protein MSEESNRVSCNANIIASTAANDQSAVAAETASAKTAADSAAGVDTIADEDLEDGEIDDDDEDNDDVVVTNATISSTKNTGANVSASSNAIENNASPASITPHKSLSAHHNADTATKIPIIDLSHDHTPSPTGVAGGISSKSDVSAKSRRSKKGQPPADDYMEEVEKLLSNVLKKSGVKPQMPKCLESRQEAKESDSTVQIHGQGRSSRRRKRKRQREEKEKEKERKDKEKGRYASPETFDPPITLDDDEDDFEMLNVVGGSPSSTPVPKYAPPVYPPYDSADESYTSYDSCDSLDDGGERGGGGGGGGGGDTKRRRRRGKKDRKRGRDRRARSREDSSRGGAAPEKRSRRDSTDDKHRQEPRKLELCKFYLMECCAKKDKCSYMHSDFPCKYYYLGQDCPNKETCKFMHAAPLSEQLRNILLKHLETAPKEILGNFKRISRETAILLMTKRNEELCKEYKVENTWSAIVNIPTGNNRRGQNGNTQNDHHQHQHQMQQQQQQQQQQQQPHNNIPSLFDIVVKPPVSLIGLDKHRKSRWADSPTPDDTTSPVPENNTQLPSYLDLKNLEGIMKAEHIEKLTRLGITNLQEVNQMTIGQLQQVGIDFVEISEVQKKVQSRMESGAKNDNEDNLSTTTVATKATSAAGASTRNKVNDTLELDKDNYACSNSNSNSSNGVVRVDYSQYLKDSNLAFDRSDAFDDERDEEQLVIDDGNLEHEETPRPSITNNENDIVNDEPPKTSDLASRLGLHLNPFNPFRTSANDFKKNDEKKSSITNNNDNYQRNERLYAPPRTRGRSRSRSRSRSRSRSRSHTPTRSQSTTPEASDSADNDDAPAIVKQPIYERKTMYDFNVAQVEEDERQQSARSAKSDKDMRCVGSSGNLLPFQAVTNYTPATEIDASYTSHLPMTYKVREFSMPPANYAELRRSLRATTQTADPRVRRILGLPETRATTVALKRAGRKLSNTIASPEAEESPKYYTPPSSTTASVATSERRPSVSKPTAPSATSRSDPRLDPRCAAASAATAAAAKANEAEKSSGGAAGSGGNAAADSVITKIAGLGKTMRDKMQNAAWYRDLSSNMKIQYNQELARLITELRRFHQDNSPDKNFNFINCNKKIIDHILISLGIFIDENGEVNKIESDKTEECDMNAKAEARGDFMQQLDFPNPQFDIPNSGFNFVNPPFDFRFPPPLFGGGLANLRAPIAAAASAMPPRLDGPSLLGMPPIGNFNPFNVGAGVGNFQGAGRGLLDAGPGMGFNGFLNFPQQHMGGGGGGGPRNFNMDGGHNRRNPNNRRHFI; encoded by the exons ATGTCCGAGGAAAGTAATAGAGTGAGCTGTAATGCTAACATCATCGCGTCCACCGCCGCCAACGACCAGTCTGCAGTGGCCGCCGAGACGGCGTCCGCTAAAACTGCTGCGGACAGTGCTGCTGGCGTAGATACTATTGCTGATGAAGATTTAGAAGATGGTGAAATCGATGATGACGATGAAGATAATGATGATGTTGTTGTTACAAATGCCACAATAAGCAGCACAAAAAATACGGGTGCCAATGTGAGCGCTTCTTCGAACGCTATCGAAAATAATGCATCGCCTGCGTCCATCACACCACACAAATCACTATCCGCACATCACAACGCCGATACGGCGACGAAAATACCTATAATTGATTTGTCCCATGACCACACACCTTCGCCCACAGGCGTGGCAGGTGGCATCAGCAGCAAGTCGGACGTGTCCGCCAAGTCACGCAGATCCAAAAAGGGTCAACCACCAGCAG atGATTACATGGAAGAGGTTGAGAAATTGTTGTCAAACGTTTTGAAAAAGTCTGGTGTCAAGCCACAAATGCCCAAATGCTTGGAATCACGTCAGGAGGCCAAAGAATCCGATTCAACGGTGCAAATCCATGGACAGGGCAGAAGTAGTAGGCGGCGAAAACGCAAAAGGCAGCGTGAGGAAAAAGAGAAGGAAAAGGAGCGCAAAGATAAG GAAAAAGGTCGCTATGCTTCACCAGAAACTTTTGATCCGCCCATCACATTGGACGATGACGAGGATGATTTTGAAATGCTGAATGTAGTCGGTGGTAGTCCGTCCAGTACACCTGTGCCTAAGTATGCACCACCCGTTTATCCTCCTTACGATTCAGCCGACGAATCGTACACTTCCTACGATAGTTGTGATTCTTTAGATGACGGTGGTGAGAGGGGTGGCGGTGGCGGAGGCGGCGGTGGTGGTGATACGAAACGTCGTCGGAGGCGCGGTAAAAAGGATCGCAAACGTGGGCGCGATCGACGGGCGCGTAGTCGTGAAGATAGCTCGCGTGGCGGTGCTGCACCAGAGAAGCGTTCGCGACGCGATTCAACC GACGATAAGCATCGTCAGGAACCGCGCAAATTAGAGCTTTGTAAATTCTACCTAATGGAATGTTGTGCCAAAAAAGATAAATGTTCCTACATGCATTCAGATTTTCCATGCAAATACTACTATCTCGGCCAGGATTGTCCCAATAAGGAAACATGTAAATTCATGCATGCAGCACCGTTGTCCGAGCAGTTGCGCAACATACTTTTGAAGCATTTAGAAACCGCGCCAAAAGAGATACTCGGAAATTTTAAGCGAATATCACGTGAAACGGCCATCTTATTGATGACTAAACGTAATGAGGAGCTCTGTAAAGAATACAAAGTTGAGAATACCTGGAGTGCGATAGTCAATATACCAACGGGTAATAATCGTCGTGGCCAAAATGGTAATACGCAAAATGATCATcatcaacatcaacatcaaatgcagcagcagcagcagcaacaacaacaacaacaacaaccacacaaTAACATACCCTCGCTATTCGATATTGTTGTGAAGCCACCAGTGTCACTAATTGGTCTCGATAAACATCGTAAATCACGTTGGGCTGATTCGCCAACACCAGATGATACCACATCTCCAGTGCCAGAAAATAATACACAGCTACCTAGTTATTTGGATTTGAAAAATCTTGAAGGCATTATGAAAGCGGAACACATAGAGAAACTCACCCGTTTGGGTATAACCAATTTGCAGGAAGTCAATCAGATGACTATCGGTCAGTTGCAGCAGGTTGGCATTGATTTCGTGGAAATAAGCGAAGTGCAAAAGAAGGTGCAAAGCAGAATGGAGAGCGGGGCGAAAAATGATAATGAAGATAATCT TTCTACAACTACAGTGGCGACGAAAGCCACATCGGCTGCTGGCGCTTCAACGCGAAATAAAGTGAACGATACTTTGGAGTTGGACAAAGACAATTACGCTTGCTCGAATTCGAATAGCAATAGTAGCAATGGAGTGGTGCGTGTCGATTATTCGCAATATTTAAAGGACTCGAATTTGGCATTCGATCGCAGTGATGCAt ttgaTGATGAGCGTGATGAAGAGCAGCTAGTTATAGATGATGGTAACTTGGAGCATGAAGAGACCCCGCGTCCGTCAATAACGAATAATGAAAACGATATTGTAAACGATGAG CCGCCGAAAACTAGCGACTTGGCTTCCAGACTGGGTCTGCACTTGAATCCTTTCAATCCGTTCCGAACAAGTGCGAACGATTTCAAAAAGAACGATGAGAAGAAGTCATCAATTACAAATAACAACGATAATTATCAGCGCAATGAACGTTTGTATGCACCACCACGTACAAGAGGTCGCTCCCGTTCACGTTCTCGCTCCCGTTCGCGCTCACGTTCCCGCTCACACACACCAACCCGCTCGCAATCCACTACACCGGAAGCTTCAGATTCCGCTGACAACGATGATGCGCCCGCCATCGTTAAACAACCTATTTATGAGCGCAAAACAATGTATGATTTCAATGTTGCTCAAGTTGAAGAGGATGAGCGTCAGCAGTCGGCGAGGAGCGCTAAATCCGATAAGGATATGCGTTGTGTCGGCAGTAGTGGCAACCTGTTGCCCTTCCAAGCCGTTACGAATTACACACCCGCCACTGAAATCGATGCCTCGTATACATCTCACCTGCCAATGACATATAAGGTGCGCGAATTCTCAATGCCACCGGCAAACTATGCTGAATTGCGTCGCAGCCTGCGTGCCACCACGCAAACAGCCGATCCCCGTGTACGACGCATACTCGGCTTGCCAGAGACACGTGCCACCACTGTTGCTTTAAAGCGTGCGGGTCGCAAACTGAGCAACACCATCGCTTCACCAGAGGCTGAAGAATCTCCCAAATACTATACACCACCCAGTAGCACCACCGCCAGTGTAGCAACAAGTGAACGCCGTCCGAGTGTTAGCAAACCAACGGCGCCGAGCGCAACATCCCGGTCGGATCCACGTTTGGACCCTAGATGCGCCGCAGCCTCAGCGGCAACGGCTGCCGCAGCGAAAGCGAATGAAGCTGAGAAAAGTAGTGGCGGTGCTGCGGGTAGTGGCGGCAACGCTGCTGCCGATAGCGTCATCACGAAAATTGCCGGCCTGGGTAAGACAATGCGtgacaaaatgcaaaatgccGCATGGTATCGTGACTTGagttcaaatatgaaaatacaatataatcaaGAGTTGGCGCGACTTATCACCGAGCTCCGACGCTTCCACCAGGATAATTCGCCTGATAAGAATTTCAATTTCATCAAttgtaataagaaaataatcgaTCACATACTCATCAGTCTTGGCATTTTCATTGATGAAAATGGTGAAGTGAATAAAATCGAGTCTGATAAAACGGAAGAATGCGACATGAATGCGAAGGCCGAAGCGCGCGGCGATTTTATGCAACAATTAGACTTCCCCAATCCACAATTCGACATACCCAATTCCGGATTTAACTTCGTGAACCCGCCATTTGATTTCCGATTTCCGCCACCACTTTTCGGCGGTGGTCTGGCGAATTTACGTGCGCCTATCGCAGCTGCGGCGTCGGCAATGCCGCCACGGCTAGATGGACCCAGTTTGCTCGGCATGCCACCAATTGGCAACTTCAATCCCTTCAATGTGGGTGCGGGCGTAGGCAACTTTCAAGGTGCTGGACGAGGTCTGCTTGATGCAGGGCCGGGAATGGGTTTCAATGGATTCTTAAATTTCCCACAACAGCACATgggtggtggtggcggtggtggaCCACGTAATTTCAATATGGATGGCGGGCATAATAGACGAAATCCAAACAATCGTAGGCACTTTATTTAA